GAGGACGAGGGCGGCTTCGAGTCCGTCATCGACGGGCCGCGGGTATCTGGGCGGTTTGCGACGGGCGTCTCGGGCACGCTCGCGGTCGTCGACGACTTCGGCAGTGGTCCTCGGGTCGGCGGACGGATTGGTTTCGGTTACACCCGGCGCGACCTGGGTGGGTCGAGTGTTTCTGGGGAACCTTTACTGTCAGTTGACGACTTTGTTGATGTGTTGTTGGTCACTCCTCAGGTATCGGCCAGTTACCGACAATATCTCGGCGGCTCCGACTTCTTCGGCGAAGGATGGTTCCTCGAGCCGGGTGTCGGCGTCGGGCCAGCGTTCGGATTCCTGAGCTTCGGACAGCAGCTCGAGTTCGCCGATGACGTGCTCGCGAGCGAGGTCGAAGAGACCGAAACCGCCGTCGGATTCGGGGTCGAACCCTTCGCCCGCCTCGGCTACGCCGGCGAGGGATTCGTCGGCGGCCTGGAAGGTGGATGGCTCTACACCACACTCAATTTCGACGACGATTTGGGTCGAAACGCCAATCAGTGGTACATAGGAGTTTTCGCCGGTGTACGACTCGGGCAATAAATGATTTTGAGCGATTTCAGTCGCTCGGATCATGATTAACAACAGCATTGGCAGCGTGCCTCCACAGTGGCTTACGCTGCACTCCTGTGCACGACGGCCCGCGCATCCTCGTTCTCGGCACGAGTGGTTCGGGCAAATCGACCTTGGCTCGTGCGGCCGCTCAGCGGCTTGGCGTTGGTCACATAGAGCTCGACGCCGCCTTCCACGGGCCTGACTGGACGCCGATGGACGAGGGTCTTTTTCGCCAGAAGGTGAGCGCGTTCACGACCGAAGCAGCCTGGGTCATCGACGGCAACTATGGGATGGTGCGCGACATCATCCTCGCGCGGGCCACGACGGTCGTGTGGCTCGATCCGCCGCGGTGGCGTGTGATGTGGCAGGTCATCACGCGGTCGGCGAAACGTGTTATTTTCCAGGAAAAGCTGTGGAATGACAACCGCGAACGGCTGTCTGCCTGGCTCGATCCGGAGCATCCGATTCGATGGGCGTGGTCGACGCATCATCCTCGCAGGCGTCAGTTCCTGAAGGAATCGGAAGGCGACTCTCGGTGGCTGCGGCTGCGAACGCGACGCGAAGCTGCCGATTGGCTCGTACGGTTGGCCGATGCCTGATCGTCCCAAC
The window above is part of the Planctomycetota bacterium genome. Proteins encoded here:
- a CDS encoding adenylate kinase, with the translated sequence MHDGPRILVLGTSGSGKSTLARAAAQRLGVGHIELDAAFHGPDWTPMDEGLFRQKVSAFTTEAAWVIDGNYGMVRDIILARATTVVWLDPPRWRVMWQVITRSAKRVIFQEKLWNDNRERLSAWLDPEHPIRWAWSTHHPRRRQFLKESEGDSRWLRLRTRREAADWLVRLADA